From Oenococcus sicerae, the proteins below share one genomic window:
- a CDS encoding lipopolysaccharide biosynthesis protein yields the protein MLDKRDTRPERNTKPVSFGFKAIFLNTFSGVLVVALNTVLQFLNRTFFIHFLGSTFLGYNGLFTNVLGTLSLAELGIGTAIIYSLYAPLQSRDEILIIRLMHLFKKIYQIIGISVLILGVAIFPFVNQQIQGQPTTMLEIRIVYFFFLLNSVSGYFFTYKRSLLDADQKNYKNQLNLLVFNTLSSLCQMLTLFLLKSFIAYAAVSVFFTVISNIAISFQVDKEYPYINKQISNYHLDPRTVSSIKKLTIGNFSNKVGTITAYSTDNILISMFVGIVQVGLYSNYSLIVATLQSLVSRLFSGLTSTIGLLKLDKSKSDFQIFKKIHFVNVVIALYIFSGLFMLINPFIAAWLGKKFLLSDAIIFLISFNLFLDVYRKTPLTFIDAYGLAWNQRWKSIIESALNLAMSFGLAFFFHLGIFGILLGTTFSVVVFVVWYEPYIVLKYGLGIKLKAILSSTIRDVIGVLFQFIILYLCKSTFVYKGLDDFLLYTTIAFFVPTVVCFLIFFRTEEYGYFAKICVSYLRRIHD from the coding sequence ATGCTGGATAAAAGAGATACAAGGCCAGAGCGTAATACTAAACCCGTTTCATTTGGTTTTAAGGCCATTTTTTTAAATACCTTCTCTGGTGTTCTTGTTGTGGCCCTAAACACCGTATTACAATTTCTAAATCGCACTTTTTTTATCCATTTTTTGGGATCAACCTTTCTTGGATACAATGGTCTTTTCACGAATGTTCTAGGAACTTTGTCTTTAGCAGAGCTTGGTATTGGAACAGCAATCATTTACTCTTTGTATGCCCCACTTCAATCTCGAGATGAGATTTTAATTATTAGGCTTATGCACCTATTCAAAAAAATCTACCAAATTATCGGAATTTCAGTATTGATTCTGGGTGTGGCTATATTTCCTTTTGTGAACCAGCAGATTCAAGGTCAGCCCACAACGATGCTGGAAATCCGGATAGTTTACTTTTTCTTTTTGTTAAATTCAGTTTCAGGATACTTTTTCACATACAAGAGATCATTACTAGATGCAGATCAAAAGAATTATAAAAATCAGCTTAACTTACTGGTATTTAACACTCTTTCGTCTCTGTGCCAGATGCTAACTTTGTTTTTGCTAAAAAGTTTTATTGCCTATGCTGCGGTGAGTGTTTTCTTTACTGTTATTTCAAATATTGCTATTTCATTTCAAGTAGACAAAGAATATCCTTACATAAATAAACAGATATCTAATTATCACTTAGATCCTCGAACTGTATCTTCAATCAAAAAATTGACAATTGGTAATTTTTCTAACAAGGTTGGCACAATTACAGCTTATAGCACAGACAATATTTTAATATCGATGTTTGTTGGCATTGTACAAGTTGGATTATATTCAAATTATTCACTGATTGTGGCTACTCTCCAGTCCTTGGTCAGCAGGCTTTTTTCAGGGCTTACATCAACGATTGGTTTATTAAAATTGGATAAAAGTAAAAGCGATTTTCAAATCTTCAAAAAAATTCACTTTGTGAATGTTGTGATTGCTCTGTATATTTTCAGCGGCTTGTTCATGTTAATTAATCCCTTCATTGCAGCGTGGCTTGGAAAAAAATTCCTCCTAAGCGACGCAATTATTTTTTTAATTTCTTTTAATCTATTTTTAGATGTTTATAGAAAGACACCATTAACATTTATAGATGCATATGGATTAGCATGGAATCAACGGTGGAAATCAATTATTGAATCGGCCTTGAATTTAGCAATGTCATTTGGATTAGCTTTTTTTTTCCATTTGGGTATCTTTGGAATACTCTTGGGTACAACGTTTTCGGTTGTGGTTTTTGTTGTCTGGTATGAACCTTATATTGTTTTGAAGTACGGCCTTGGAATTAAACTAAAAGCCATTCTTTCCTCTACGATCAGAGATGTTATTGGGGTACTTTTTCAATTCATAATTTTGTATTTGTGTAAATCTACATTTGTGTACAAAGGACTTGACGATTTTCTATTGTATACCACAATCGCATTTTTTGTTCCAACGGTTGTATGCTTTTTGATTTTTTTCCGAACGGAAGAATACGGTTATTTCGCCAAAATATGTGTGAGTTATCTTAGGAGAATCCATGATTAA
- a CDS encoding glycosyltransferase family 4 protein: MKISIVMRFHDNTASGGRKIVYDYANYLVSRGHEVEIIFEADTFYKLRKLNILKHLGHFLDFVRRAKQQLTITWLSLDKRVLLKTCYSTKRRMFDHQDVILACDYGIALELFEKKVNADRLVYLIQHDEKVYSEERIVRAAWRLPIQKIVVATWLLNLVKKIESHVVLVKNYVRKSDFYIINPIAMRGHVVSLINHPNKYKDTRTGLKALEIVHASFPDLKVIFFGNFEPPENLPTYIYYIQKANIKTLRERIYNQSSIFLFTSILEGWGLVATEAMASGAALVSTRNGGVDDFGIENQTALLNDVEDYQGLADSIISLFNDNSKRIRIATNGAKLVQSLTFKSSAQKFENVLIEVARKAQNNG; the protein is encoded by the coding sequence ATGAAAATTTCAATCGTAATGCGATTCCACGACAACACTGCTTCGGGTGGCAGAAAAATTGTATACGACTACGCCAATTATTTGGTATCTCGTGGGCATGAAGTGGAAATTATTTTTGAAGCGGATACTTTTTATAAACTTCGAAAGCTTAATATTTTGAAGCACTTGGGCCATTTTTTAGATTTTGTCAGGCGTGCAAAGCAGCAATTGACAATCACTTGGCTTTCCTTGGACAAACGTGTGCTGCTTAAAACATGTTACTCTACTAAACGTAGAATGTTTGATCACCAAGATGTCATACTTGCTTGCGATTACGGGATTGCCTTGGAACTTTTTGAAAAAAAAGTAAATGCCGATCGCTTGGTATATTTGATTCAGCATGATGAAAAAGTATATAGCGAAGAACGTATTGTCCGAGCTGCCTGGCGGCTTCCAATTCAAAAAATTGTTGTTGCAACTTGGTTGTTGAATCTGGTAAAAAAAATTGAATCACATGTTGTATTGGTGAAAAATTATGTGCGGAAAAGTGATTTTTATATTATAAATCCTATTGCAATGCGTGGACACGTGGTTAGTTTGATCAACCATCCTAATAAATATAAAGATACCAGAACCGGCCTGAAGGCCTTGGAAATAGTACATGCGTCGTTTCCAGATCTAAAAGTGATTTTTTTTGGTAATTTTGAACCGCCTGAGAACTTGCCTACCTATATTTACTATATTCAGAAAGCTAATATCAAAACCCTCAGGGAACGGATTTACAATCAATCTTCCATATTTTTGTTTACTAGTATTTTGGAAGGATGGGGATTAGTGGCCACTGAAGCCATGGCGAGTGGGGCTGCTTTAGTTTCGACTAGGAACGGTGGCGTGGATGACTTTGGTATTGAAAATCAAACCGCTTTATTAAATGATGTAGAAGATTATCAAGGACTAGCAGATAGCATTATTAGTTTATTTAATGACAATAGCAAGCGTATTCGGATTGCTACTAATGGTGCAAAGTTGGTTCAGAGTTTGACATTTAAATCAAGTGCTCAAAAGTTCGAAAATGTATTAATTGAAGTTGCTAGAAAGGCACAAAATAATGGCTAA
- a CDS encoding glycosyltransferase, translating to MFVWVILHYMSYKSTLQEVNHILNDITGDKRIIIVDNASPNGSGQKLDEYFATNRRVNVILNQSNVGFARGNDIGYIEALKLKPDFIVLANNDIEFSQKNFIQLVQASFEKQRFDVMGPDVFVPETGIHQNPKRNKAYSNQEVVQIHQRSVRLINQPTLIFKLRANLKRIKILRRFVLQHRQGKVVQSDSVQTNVILHGSLLIFSKDFFIKVASPFDEGTFFYFETEILDKHIRAQGMVSKYDPTIKVLHHQNTATKSSFQSAAKQQKFQLTNMAKSTQRFLDLFGQEN from the coding sequence ATGTTTGTTTGGGTTATTTTACATTACATGTCCTATAAGTCCACTCTCCAAGAGGTTAATCATATTTTGAACGACATTACAGGCGATAAGAGGATTATAATCGTTGACAATGCCTCCCCAAATGGCTCTGGTCAAAAACTTGATGAATATTTTGCTACTAATCGTCGTGTGAACGTTATTTTGAATCAGTCGAATGTGGGTTTTGCTAGGGGCAATGATATTGGCTATATTGAAGCTTTGAAACTAAAACCTGATTTTATTGTACTTGCGAATAATGATATTGAATTTTCACAAAAAAATTTCATCCAACTTGTTCAAGCATCTTTTGAAAAACAAAGATTTGACGTGATGGGCCCAGATGTCTTTGTGCCGGAGACTGGCATTCACCAAAACCCAAAAAGAAATAAAGCATATTCGAATCAGGAAGTTGTACAAATCCATCAGAGGTCAGTACGATTAATAAATCAACCTACTCTTATATTTAAATTACGAGCAAATTTAAAGAGGATAAAGATCTTGCGCCGTTTCGTGCTACAACATAGACAAGGAAAAGTTGTTCAATCAGATAGCGTTCAGACGAATGTAATCCTGCACGGTTCGTTACTTATATTTTCTAAAGATTTCTTTATTAAGGTAGCCAGCCCTTTCGATGAAGGTACTTTTTTCTATTTTGAAACCGAAATCCTAGACAAACATATAAGAGCTCAAGGTATGGTTTCTAAATACGATCCGACTATTAAAGTATTGCATCATCAAAATACTGCTACTAAGTCGTCTTTTCAAAGTGCTGCTAAACAGCAAAAATTTCAATTAACTAATATGGCTAAGTCTACTCAACGATTTTTGGATTTGTTCGGGCAGGAAAACTGA
- a CDS encoding LicD family protein — translation MTFSKDKNILKIQKIELEALKEVKEIATANDIHFFLRGGSVMGAVKYQGFVPWDDDTDIAVPRKDYSRLITLLSSEWSDKYWMASYLNGDEIHSYFPRVLLKPTYQDKLGLKSNNHLGFTIIDILPLDGVPASSFGRFFFKYEVMFFRLLGAVHTANYKDTISQHKGMRKKIISLLNKLHVEKMYSQNWTYDVLDKIYSSRMGNQSKWIGTITGSSFDKEIFPSEIWGRGTFLPFEDTTFRVPARWDDYLKQIYGENYALEVPRVKKTHQLK, via the coding sequence ATGACATTTTCAAAAGATAAGAATATTTTAAAAATTCAAAAAATTGAATTAGAAGCCCTGAAAGAAGTGAAAGAAATTGCTACAGCAAATGATATACACTTTTTTTTAAGAGGTGGGTCAGTGATGGGAGCGGTCAAATATCAAGGCTTTGTTCCCTGGGATGATGATACAGATATAGCTGTGCCTCGTAAAGATTATTCGAGATTAATCACACTGCTTTCTTCAGAATGGTCTGATAAATATTGGATGGCTAGTTATCTTAATGGGGATGAAATTCATTCATATTTTCCAAGAGTTTTATTAAAGCCAACATATCAAGATAAGTTAGGACTGAAATCAAACAATCATTTAGGATTTACGATTATTGACATATTGCCTCTTGATGGTGTTCCAGCTTCATCTTTTGGACGATTCTTTTTTAAATATGAAGTAATGTTTTTTCGCTTGTTGGGTGCTGTCCATACTGCAAATTATAAAGATACAATTTCCCAGCACAAAGGAATGCGAAAAAAAATAATATCCTTACTGAACAAATTGCATGTTGAAAAAATGTATTCCCAGAATTGGACTTATGATGTCTTGGATAAAATCTATTCATCGCGTATGGGAAACCAATCCAAATGGATTGGTACCATAACTGGATCGTCGTTTGACAAAGAGATATTTCCAAGCGAAATCTGGGGCAGGGGTACTTTTCTGCCATTTGAGGATACAACTTTTAGAGTTCCGGCTCGTTGGGATGATTATTTAAAACAAATTTACGGTGAGAACTATGCTTTGGAAGTTCCACGGGTTAAAAAGACACATCAATTGAAATAA
- a CDS encoding capsular polysaccharide synthesis protein, translating into MKQQFDLKQQLKSKGIGFLKDLLFSHTFFYTAFSVALNGFSKTSLELVQMGKRNKIKGRYAKKYANILQQELTSSSIPSSSTKIVWTCWVQGEEQAPQIVRKALSSIKHAFKDYEVVVIDHENLGKYVNLPVYILSKWKDGRIPNAHFSDIIRAYLLSRYGGIWIDATVMVHHLPKNYTYLLNQELFFYQNLRPGQSGNAVWLSSWLIIAKKGEPTISRLYEMLLSYWRTHNHLQDYYLFHIFWHLILEKNPSILKNMPKIPNSLPLLLMYRLRDDNNLAVIDEAFASYPIQKITYKDMSSKGTIFGYLEEHGITDESDVV; encoded by the coding sequence ATGAAACAACAGTTTGATTTAAAACAACAATTAAAAAGCAAGGGTATTGGTTTTCTCAAGGACCTTTTATTTTCTCATACCTTTTTCTATACTGCTTTTTCGGTGGCACTCAATGGCTTTAGCAAAACCAGTTTAGAGCTTGTTCAAATGGGTAAGAGAAATAAGATCAAAGGGAGGTATGCTAAAAAGTATGCAAACATTCTCCAGCAGGAATTAACCAGTTCTAGCATTCCATCTTCAAGCACAAAAATCGTATGGACATGCTGGGTTCAAGGAGAGGAACAGGCACCTCAAATCGTGCGCAAAGCACTATCTTCTATCAAACATGCTTTTAAAGATTACGAAGTTGTTGTAATCGATCACGAGAATTTAGGCAAATATGTGAACTTGCCTGTCTATATTTTGAGCAAATGGAAGGATGGGCGAATTCCTAACGCGCATTTTTCGGACATTATTCGAGCGTACTTATTAAGCAGATATGGCGGCATTTGGATAGATGCCACTGTAATGGTTCACCATTTACCGAAAAATTATACATATTTATTAAATCAAGAACTGTTTTTTTATCAAAATTTGAGACCTGGACAATCCGGGAATGCTGTGTGGCTATCTAGCTGGTTGATTATCGCGAAAAAAGGTGAGCCGACGATCTCGAGACTATATGAAATGCTTTTGAGTTATTGGCGAACACATAATCATCTTCAGGATTACTATCTTTTTCATATTTTTTGGCATCTGATATTAGAAAAAAATCCCAGTATTTTGAAGAACATGCCCAAAATTCCAAACAGTTTGCCATTATTATTGATGTATAGGTTGAGAGATGACAATAACTTAGCGGTAATTGATGAAGCGTTCGCTAGTTATCCGATTCAAAAAATTACTTACAAAGATATGAGTTCTAAAGGGACTATCTTTGGTTATTTAGAAGAACACGGTATTACTGATGAGAGTGATGTGGTATGA
- the cps2T gene encoding beta 1-4 rhamnosyltransferase Cps2T, which translates to MADTEIQHVYIVGSKGIPANYGGFETFVDKLTAGQKNTKIKYHVASRWDNGELAAKNQHFDYNGADVFSIKVPQIGSAQAIAYDYKALKEAIRISRQNKDQHPIFYVLANRIGPFAKHFAKEIHALGGKFYLNPDGHEWARAKWPKPVRKYWKYSEKKMVQAADLVIADNPEIEKYINKEYADFHPNTTYIAYGTDVQKSKLTSKDIKVRDWFAEKNITENNYFLVVGRFVPENNYETMIREFIASDTKKDFVLITNVEENKFYEQLKAQTHFDQDPRVKFVGTVYDQELLKYIRESAFAYFHGHEVGGTNPSLLEALSMTRLNMLIDVPFNQAVAQEGAMYWTKAQGSLAAQINETETYDAKRVAAYTKAARKRVADEFTWEYIIAKYEELFTRERINETTV; encoded by the coding sequence TACAGAGATACAGCATGTTTATATCGTCGGATCAAAGGGAATTCCAGCCAATTATGGTGGTTTTGAGACTTTTGTCGATAAACTGACCGCTGGTCAAAAGAACACAAAAATCAAGTATCATGTTGCTTCTCGCTGGGATAATGGCGAGCTGGCGGCTAAAAATCAGCACTTTGATTACAATGGCGCTGACGTCTTCTCGATTAAAGTCCCACAAATCGGCTCGGCTCAAGCAATTGCTTATGATTATAAAGCTCTGAAAGAAGCTATTCGGATTAGCAGACAAAATAAGGATCAGCATCCTATTTTTTATGTCCTAGCCAATCGTATCGGGCCTTTTGCCAAGCACTTTGCTAAAGAAATTCATGCTCTGGGTGGCAAATTCTATCTGAATCCAGATGGTCACGAATGGGCGAGAGCCAAATGGCCCAAGCCTGTTCGCAAATACTGGAAATATTCAGAAAAGAAAATGGTACAGGCGGCTGATCTTGTGATTGCTGACAACCCTGAGATTGAGAAATACATAAATAAGGAGTATGCGGATTTCCATCCCAATACGACTTATATTGCTTATGGGACCGATGTACAAAAGTCCAAACTTACAAGCAAAGATATTAAAGTTCGTGACTGGTTCGCTGAAAAAAATATCACCGAGAATAATTATTTTCTTGTCGTCGGCCGCTTTGTGCCGGAGAACAATTACGAGACGATGATTCGCGAATTTATTGCCAGCGATACTAAGAAGGACTTTGTCCTGATTACGAATGTCGAAGAGAATAAATTTTACGAGCAGCTAAAAGCCCAGACGCATTTTGATCAGGATCCGCGAGTCAAATTTGTCGGCACCGTCTATGATCAGGAACTGCTGAAATATATTCGAGAATCGGCTTTCGCCTATTTCCATGGTCATGAAGTTGGCGGGACGAATCCCAGCTTACTGGAGGCTTTGTCAATGACGCGATTAAATATGCTGATTGATGTACCCTTTAATCAAGCTGTTGCTCAAGAGGGAGCCATGTATTGGACTAAAGCTCAAGGCAGCTTAGCCGCTCAAATCAACGAGACTGAGACCTATGATGCCAAACGCGTCGCTGCTTACACGAAAGCAGCCCGCAAGCGCGTGGCTGACGAATTTACTTGGGAGTATATTATTGCTAAATATGAGGAACTGTTCACCAGAGAACGTATTAATGAAACAACAGTTTGA